A single window of Syntrophotalea acetylenica DNA harbors:
- a CDS encoding tetratricopeptide repeat protein translates to MTKEQATQLLGTIAGYLEILRKDPHSTTFVPLSDAYRNLGMLDEALAIARQGIEALPFFSPGYVVLGRAQMQCGALESAACSFERALQIDPGSVTALKNMAKLCVFRGQRARALELYERAAELAPEDPVLANLKASLQPAAEMACHATCETDAAEPEQQEPVFATATVAELCLRQGHLEKAHAIYQNLHQANPADEAIRERLAHVASLLGAEALDTAAESTSHSAGTESSASDDDAPHAVVATLQKWLLAIKARREHVQKHSAGHC, encoded by the coding sequence ATGACAAAAGAACAGGCAACGCAATTGCTGGGAACAATCGCGGGGTATCTGGAAATTCTCCGGAAGGATCCGCATTCCACGACCTTTGTGCCGTTAAGCGACGCCTACCGGAACCTTGGCATGCTCGACGAGGCCTTGGCCATAGCGCGCCAGGGCATCGAGGCGCTGCCTTTTTTCAGTCCCGGCTATGTGGTGCTTGGTCGTGCGCAGATGCAGTGCGGCGCGCTCGAGAGTGCCGCCTGTTCCTTTGAAAGAGCCCTTCAAATCGACCCGGGCAGTGTGACCGCCCTGAAAAACATGGCCAAGCTGTGTGTTTTTCGTGGCCAGCGGGCCCGGGCTCTTGAATTGTACGAACGTGCCGCGGAACTTGCTCCGGAGGATCCGGTGCTGGCCAATCTGAAGGCATCCTTGCAGCCGGCTGCCGAAATGGCCTGCCATGCCACCTGCGAGACTGACGCCGCTGAACCGGAGCAGCAGGAACCGGTGTTTGCCACGGCCACGGTAGCCGAACTCTGTCTTCGTCAGGGTCACCTGGAGAAGGCGCATGCCATCTATCAGAACTTGCATCAGGCCAACCCTGCCGATGAAGCCATTCGCGAGCGCCTTGCGCATGTCGCGTCCCTGCTGGGGGCCGAAGCCCTAGACACGGCCGCCGAATCGACCTCGCATTCCGCCGGGACCGAATCTTCAGCGTCGGACGACGATGCGCCGCACGCTGTTGTTGCCACATTGCAGAAATGGTTGTTGGCCATCAAGGCAAGGAGGGAGCATGTTCAGAAGCATTCTGCGGGACATTGTTGA
- a CDS encoding roadblock/LC7 domain-containing protein, producing MFRSILRDIVEQAGGAIGSALMGYDGIAIDQYEKPCEGIDLQLVAVEYANVLKEVRKTVEILETGEMEEVVIRTGRFTVLIRALNDDYFVTLTLKRDGNFGKARYLLARESARLREALA from the coding sequence ATGTTCAGAAGCATTCTGCGGGACATTGTTGAGCAAGCCGGCGGCGCTATCGGTTCGGCCCTGATGGGGTACGACGGCATCGCTATCGATCAGTATGAAAAACCCTGTGAAGGGATCGATTTGCAACTGGTCGCCGTTGAATATGCGAATGTGCTCAAGGAAGTCAGGAAAACGGTGGAAATTCTCGAAACCGGGGAAATGGAAGAGGTGGTGATCCGCACCGGGCGTTTTACCGTGCTGATTCGCGCCCTCAATGACGATTATTTCGTGACACTGACCCTGAAGCGCGATGGCAATTTCGGCAAGGCCCGCTATCTGCTGGCCAGGGAATCGGCCCGTTTGCGCGAGGCATTGGCGTAA
- a CDS encoding M24 family metallopeptidase — translation MQSDFVVKNRTQKLRQLLQRFELDAALLTGPANLRYYSGFTGTDGALLVNGKTSVFLTDSRYTSQARQQVTADRMVEYQSKTGGIADLLGELLITSLGFDADNLSCALFEELRSKCPGECNWQSLPREFKALRGIKDQTEIALMKQAARVAAEAFEEIRPLVRPGAMEQELALALEFAMRRRGAQDRSFPFIVASGERGALPHGVASERRLRDGELVTFDFGAIWQGYCSDETVTLALGTADVRLREIYDIVFEAQQRALAAIRPGVSLAEIDGTARAYIGERGYGAFFGHGLGHGVGLEVHEYPVVSPRSTDVAAEGMVFTVEPGVYVPGLGGVRLEETVLVTTCGYELLTTIGKDYSAVMV, via the coding sequence GTGCAAAGCGACTTTGTGGTAAAAAACAGAACGCAGAAGTTGCGGCAGCTGCTGCAACGCTTCGAGCTTGATGCCGCACTGCTCACCGGGCCGGCGAATCTGCGCTATTACAGCGGCTTCACCGGAACCGACGGCGCTTTGCTGGTCAACGGGAAAACGTCGGTCTTTCTGACCGATTCCCGATATACGAGCCAGGCCCGGCAGCAGGTGACGGCTGATCGCATGGTTGAATATCAGAGCAAAACCGGGGGGATCGCCGATCTTCTTGGCGAATTGCTCATAACTTCTTTAGGGTTTGACGCTGACAATCTCAGCTGCGCCCTGTTCGAGGAACTGCGGAGCAAGTGTCCAGGTGAATGCAACTGGCAATCCTTGCCCAGGGAATTCAAGGCGCTGCGCGGCATCAAGGACCAGACGGAAATCGCGCTGATGAAGCAGGCGGCCCGTGTTGCCGCCGAGGCTTTCGAGGAAATCCGCCCGCTGGTCCGTCCCGGTGCCATGGAACAGGAACTGGCCCTTGCCCTCGAATTCGCCATGCGGCGTCGGGGCGCACAGGATCGCTCCTTTCCTTTTATTGTCGCCTCCGGGGAGCGTGGGGCTCTGCCGCATGGCGTGGCGTCCGAACGCCGCCTGCGGGACGGAGAGCTGGTAACCTTCGATTTTGGCGCCATCTGGCAGGGATACTGTTCCGATGAAACGGTGACGCTGGCTCTGGGAACAGCGGATGTCCGGTTGCGGGAAATCTACGATATCGTATTCGAGGCACAGCAGCGGGCGTTGGCCGCCATCCGGCCCGGTGTGTCGCTGGCCGAAATCGATGGTACGGCAAGGGCGTATATCGGCGAGCGGGGTTACGGAGCGTTTTTCGGCCATGGGCTTGGGCACGGAGTCGGCCTCGAGGTGCATGAGTATCCTGTCGTATCGCCGCGTTCGACCGATGTCGCTGCGGAGGGAATGGTGTTTACGGTCGAGCCGGGAGTATACGTTCCCGGACTGGGGGGCGTGCGACTGGAGGAAACGGTGCTTGTCACCACGTGTGGGTATGAGCTGCTGACCACCATCGGCAAGGATTACTCCGCCGTTATGGTGTAA
- the accB gene encoding acetyl-CoA carboxylase biotin carboxyl carrier protein: protein MDIKDLRNLLKMVTNTDITEFEWEQGEERIVIKRGQVAGGMQAAAPSMVMSAAAVPVAPAPGAAVAVTPAPAAEEEEGFETIESPIVGTFYRAPSPDSDPYVEVGSVIEKGQTLCIVEAMKLMNEIESEFKCRIVKILKENAQPVEYGEPLFLVEPL, encoded by the coding sequence ATGGATATCAAAGATCTGAGAAATCTGCTGAAGATGGTGACGAACACCGATATCACGGAATTTGAATGGGAGCAGGGGGAAGAACGCATCGTTATCAAGCGTGGCCAGGTTGCCGGCGGCATGCAGGCAGCGGCGCCTTCCATGGTCATGAGCGCTGCGGCCGTACCGGTCGCACCTGCCCCGGGCGCTGCCGTAGCCGTGACGCCTGCCCCGGCCGCTGAAGAGGAAGAGGGCTTTGAAACCATCGAGTCGCCCATCGTGGGCACCTTTTACCGGGCACCTTCGCCGGATTCCGATCCGTATGTGGAGGTCGGCAGCGTTATTGAAAAAGGGCAGACCCTGTGTATTGTCGAAGCCATGAAGCTCATGAACGAGATCGAATCCGAGTTCAAGTGCCGCATCGTGAAAATCCTCAAGGAAAATGCGCAACCCGTCGAATATGGGGAACCCCTGTTTCTGGTCGAGCCCCTTTAG
- the accC gene encoding acetyl-CoA carboxylase biotin carboxylase subunit, which yields MFHKILIANRGEIALRIIRACKELGIKTVAVHSDVDGESLHVKLADESICIGPAPSSASYLNIKAIISAAEVTDAEAIHPGYGFLAENSEFAEICEECGITFIGPTPENMRLMGDKIRARQTVTKAGVPILPGTTEGVATIEQARQVADGIGYPVIIKATAGGGGRGMKVVHSPASLANAFAAARSEAQAGFGNPEVYIEKYCENPRHVEVQILADKHGNVIHLGERDCSIQRRHQKLLEEAPCPVLTEEQRRRMGECAVAAARSVNYSSVGTMEFLLDGKGDFYFMEMNTRVQVEHPVTEMVTGVDIIKEQIRSAAGLPLAYKQSDIHIKGHAIECRINAEHPFKFTPSPGRIEGYHTPGGLGVRVDSAVYDQYKVLPHYDSLVAKLIVHADTREEAIRRMARALDEYIIGGIRTTIQLHKRIMQNKEFKEGAVNTGFMDRLVF from the coding sequence ATGTTTCATAAGATACTTATTGCCAATCGTGGCGAAATCGCCCTGCGCATCATCCGCGCCTGCAAGGAACTGGGCATCAAGACCGTCGCCGTGCACTCCGACGTGGACGGCGAGTCGCTGCATGTCAAGCTGGCCGATGAAAGCATCTGCATCGGTCCGGCGCCGAGCAGCGCCAGCTATCTGAACATCAAGGCGATCATCAGCGCCGCCGAGGTGACCGACGCCGAAGCCATTCACCCCGGCTACGGGTTTCTGGCGGAAAACAGTGAGTTCGCCGAGATCTGTGAAGAATGCGGCATCACCTTTATCGGGCCCACACCGGAAAACATGCGCCTGATGGGGGATAAAATCCGGGCCCGGCAAACCGTCACCAAGGCGGGGGTACCGATCCTGCCCGGAACCACTGAAGGCGTCGCCACCATCGAGCAGGCCCGCCAGGTTGCTGACGGGATCGGTTATCCCGTGATCATCAAGGCAACCGCTGGCGGCGGCGGACGCGGCATGAAGGTTGTGCATTCTCCCGCCTCGCTCGCCAATGCTTTTGCCGCCGCCCGTTCCGAAGCCCAGGCCGGTTTTGGCAATCCCGAGGTTTATATCGAGAAATACTGCGAAAATCCCCGGCATGTGGAAGTGCAGATCCTGGCCGATAAGCATGGCAATGTCATTCATCTGGGCGAGCGCGATTGTTCCATCCAGCGCCGGCATCAGAAACTTCTGGAAGAGGCCCCCTGTCCGGTCCTGACCGAGGAGCAGCGCCGGCGCATGGGTGAATGCGCTGTGGCCGCCGCCCGGTCGGTCAACTATTCCAGCGTCGGCACCATGGAGTTTCTGCTCGACGGCAAGGGGGATTTTTACTTCATGGAAATGAATACCCGCGTGCAGGTCGAGCACCCCGTCACCGAAATGGTGACCGGCGTGGATATCATCAAGGAACAGATCCGCAGCGCCGCCGGTCTGCCTCTGGCCTACAAACAATCCGATATCCATATCAAGGGTCATGCCATCGAGTGTCGTATCAATGCCGAGCACCCCTTTAAATTCACCCCCTCGCCGGGCAGGATCGAAGGATATCACACCCCGGGCGGACTCGGCGTGCGGGTCGACAGCGCTGTTTACGATCAGTACAAGGTCCTGCCCCATTACGATTCGCTGGTGGCCAAGCTGATCGTGCATGCCGATACCCGCGAGGAAGCCATCCGCCGCATGGCCCGGGCTCTTGACGAATACATCATCGGTGGCATCCGCACCACCATTCAGCTGCACAAGCGCATCATGCAGAACAAGGAATTCAAGGAAGGGGCCGTCAATACGGGGTTCATGGATCGGTTGGTGTTCTGA
- a CDS encoding TolC family protein, protein MRCVWLTLILVPLTFCCAAAQSPDMGPWPEGGASVLTLRDVLRLALERNLDLKAQQYETRASDAEISKAYGLYDPVLGLEYAEGESRQRLNLQFYSAQSSERYRRFNLGLRQKIPTGGDLYLDFTNQRADQQPAPGLNPYYEGAVTLSLVQPLLKGFGGTVTEQNILFAVKGRDMAIEDLRESAFRVVADTRDAFFEALRLRDNVGYRQASVALADSLLRENRARVKAGVLPRVDELEAEFGLKQRQRDLLDADREYLDGLDALALLLDIQDEIALPDVPPGIPDAVADVQQGVAQALAKRPDVQRRMRDIERLELQSRIAGNAVLPALDLAAAYGHRGLGQDYSDNLRDIGSDDFRNWEIGLTLSYPLGNREARHEYRRSEFERKGRQAQLTQLKNRVRTEVRAAIRLLEVSRKKIDVTSSQLAFAEEKLRTLLKRREVGLATTRQVLEGEEDHALAQTEQAAAMTDLHKAVTGYYKVTGQLLEREGVRFVDTFHNEAASLLDSGRP, encoded by the coding sequence ATGAGGTGTGTCTGGCTCACATTGATTCTGGTGCCGCTGACCTTCTGCTGTGCCGCGGCCCAATCCCCCGATATGGGGCCTTGGCCAGAGGGGGGCGCATCGGTACTGACGTTGCGCGATGTTTTGCGCCTGGCCCTGGAACGCAACCTCGACCTCAAGGCGCAGCAGTACGAGACCAGGGCCAGCGATGCCGAAATCAGCAAGGCCTACGGTCTGTATGATCCGGTTCTCGGTCTTGAATATGCCGAGGGCGAGAGCCGGCAGCGCCTTAACCTCCAGTTTTACAGCGCCCAATCCAGCGAAAGATACCGGCGGTTCAATCTCGGCCTCCGGCAGAAAATCCCCACCGGCGGCGATCTGTATCTTGATTTTACCAATCAGCGGGCCGACCAGCAGCCTGCTCCCGGCCTGAATCCCTACTACGAGGGTGCCGTCACCCTGAGTCTCGTGCAGCCGCTGCTCAAGGGATTCGGCGGCACGGTTACCGAGCAGAATATCCTGTTTGCTGTCAAGGGCCGCGATATGGCTATCGAGGATTTGCGTGAGAGCGCCTTTCGCGTGGTTGCCGATACGCGCGATGCTTTTTTCGAGGCACTGCGGCTGCGCGACAATGTGGGTTACCGGCAGGCCTCCGTGGCTCTGGCCGACAGTCTGCTGCGGGAAAACCGGGCCAGGGTTAAAGCCGGGGTGTTGCCCCGGGTCGACGAACTGGAGGCCGAATTCGGCCTCAAGCAGCGACAGCGGGATCTGCTTGACGCCGATCGGGAATATCTGGACGGATTGGACGCGCTGGCGTTGCTGCTCGACATCCAGGACGAAATCGCCCTGCCCGATGTGCCGCCAGGGATCCCGGATGCCGTTGCGGATGTGCAGCAGGGGGTCGCTCAGGCTCTGGCCAAACGTCCGGATGTGCAGCGGCGGATGCGCGATATCGAACGGCTGGAGCTGCAAAGCCGCATCGCTGGCAACGCGGTGCTGCCCGCGCTCGATCTGGCGGCCGCCTATGGGCACCGGGGGCTCGGGCAGGATTACAGCGACAATCTCCGGGATATCGGCTCGGACGATTTTCGCAACTGGGAAATAGGCTTGACCCTTTCCTATCCCCTTGGCAACCGCGAAGCCCGTCACGAATACCGGCGCAGTGAGTTTGAACGCAAGGGCCGCCAGGCGCAGCTCACACAGCTGAAAAACCGTGTCCGCACCGAGGTCCGGGCCGCCATCCGCCTGCTGGAGGTGAGCCGCAAGAAAATCGATGTCACAAGCAGCCAGCTGGCATTCGCCGAGGAAAAGCTGCGTACCCTGCTCAAGCGCAGGGAGGTGGGGCTGGCGACCACGCGCCAGGTTCTGGAAGGGGAGGAGGACCATGCCCTGGCCCAGACCGAGCAGGCGGCCGCCATGACCGATCTGCACAAGGCCGTAACAGGTTATTACAAGGTTACCGGCCAACTGCTTGAACGGGAGGGCGTGCGTTTCGTCGACACCTTCCACAATGAAGCGGCCTCGCTGCTCGATAGCGGCCGGCCATGA
- a CDS encoding menaquinone biosynthesis protein — MSLRVGHIAYANCVPFFHHLEAAGFQGVIRPGVPAQLNALLADGRIDLSPSSSFEYGRHWRRYGLLPDLSISACGPVRSVLLFSSSPFDKLAGVPVALTGESATSINLLRLLCLEFYGFPLREMTDCRQPVEEIIAAGGSGLLIGDRALKAAMRSGAAYVHDLGELWWRHTGLPFVFALWIVHRDAMRRKALELRQFQRQLHVSLDRALSDLHHLSRQSAESSWLGIAQLANYWQAMSYEFTDWHRQGLERYFHLAVKHRLLPEMPQFNFVASVL, encoded by the coding sequence ATGAGTCTGCGCGTCGGGCACATTGCCTATGCCAACTGCGTCCCCTTTTTCCACCATCTGGAGGCTGCCGGCTTTCAGGGGGTCATTCGCCCCGGGGTGCCGGCGCAACTCAATGCCCTGCTGGCCGATGGCCGCATCGATCTGAGCCCCTCGTCCTCCTTCGAGTACGGAAGGCACTGGCGCCGCTACGGCCTTTTGCCGGATCTCTCCATCAGCGCCTGCGGGCCGGTGCGCAGTGTGCTGCTTTTTTCTTCCAGCCCTTTTGACAAACTCGCCGGAGTTCCCGTTGCCCTGACCGGCGAATCGGCCACCTCCATCAATCTTCTGAGACTGCTCTGCCTGGAATTTTACGGGTTTCCATTGCGTGAGATGACCGACTGCCGACAGCCGGTGGAGGAAATTATTGCCGCCGGAGGCTCGGGACTTCTCATCGGGGATCGGGCTCTCAAGGCCGCCATGCGGTCCGGCGCTGCTTATGTCCACGACCTCGGTGAACTCTGGTGGCGTCACACCGGTCTGCCTTTCGTGTTCGCCCTGTGGATCGTACATCGCGATGCCATGCGGCGCAAAGCTTTGGAATTAAGGCAGTTCCAGCGGCAGTTACATGTTTCCCTGGACCGCGCCCTGTCCGACCTTCATCATCTCTCACGCCAAAGCGCAGAGTCCTCCTGGCTCGGCATCGCGCAACTTGCAAACTACTGGCAAGCCATGTCCTACGAATTTACCGACTGGCACCGGCAGGGCCTTGAACGCTATTTTCATCTGGCCGTCAAACATCGCCTGCTGCCGGAAATGCCGCAATTTAACTTCGTTGCGTCCGTTTTATAG
- a CDS encoding tyrosine-type recombinase/integrase gives MAQIRMNNGKKGNTFTARVRIKNKEITRTFKRKTDAKKWAQKQEDQFDLGRFPNNEAQKRSVADLFKHYLKSMEREKPKGYKKLKEHLNWWQTHLGTLKLFEVEAVNICLAREELLNETTYRGKLRSPSTANRYMSSLRMAFQFGVQRLGWLPFNIVKQIAQLAEPDTPGRFLDRKVELPLLAEACGKSRNKRLLPLFMLAIGLGLRRNSLVGLHESEVNLSERTVQIPRSRMKRDNMITLTVSDELFPYLEWLYEHRNLSTGLLFPGSKNPSKPMDFENAWKNALKRAGIENYRFHDNRHSAGSYFTESGCTLAEVAALLGQKTLVMALRYSHISDEHKAKKAPEMSKACLAKTAAAVRSHLKPLQSDS, from the coding sequence ATGGCTCAAATTCGCATGAACAACGGTAAAAAGGGAAACACCTTTACGGCCCGTGTCAGAATTAAAAACAAGGAGATAACCAGGACCTTTAAAAGGAAAACCGACGCTAAAAAATGGGCCCAAAAACAGGAGGACCAGTTCGATCTTGGACGTTTCCCGAACAATGAAGCGCAAAAACGTTCCGTAGCTGACTTATTCAAGCACTACCTCAAGTCTATGGAAAGAGAGAAACCTAAAGGCTATAAAAAGCTTAAAGAACATTTGAACTGGTGGCAGACTCACTTAGGAACACTCAAACTCTTTGAGGTGGAAGCCGTCAATATATGTCTTGCAAGGGAAGAGTTGCTTAACGAAACAACATATCGTGGGAAACTACGATCTCCCTCAACAGCGAACAGATATATGTCCTCACTGCGAATGGCATTTCAATTCGGGGTACAACGCCTAGGCTGGCTACCATTTAATATTGTTAAACAGATAGCACAACTCGCAGAACCAGATACACCAGGCAGATTTCTGGACAGAAAAGTTGAATTGCCGTTGTTAGCGGAGGCCTGTGGAAAAAGCCGCAATAAGCGTCTACTCCCCCTGTTCATGCTCGCCATTGGATTAGGGTTGCGAAGGAATTCTCTAGTGGGGCTCCATGAAAGCGAAGTCAACCTCAGCGAACGAACAGTTCAAATCCCTCGCTCGCGGATGAAAAGGGATAACATGATTACCTTGACCGTGTCTGATGAACTGTTCCCCTACTTGGAATGGTTGTATGAGCATAGAAACCTATCCACAGGATTGTTATTCCCGGGATCAAAAAATCCCTCAAAGCCTATGGACTTCGAAAATGCTTGGAAAAATGCGTTAAAAAGAGCAGGGATTGAGAATTATAGATTTCATGACAACCGCCATTCCGCGGGGTCTTACTTCACCGAAAGCGGATGTACCCTTGCCGAAGTTGCGGCACTCCTTGGGCAGAAGACACTTGTAATGGCTCTCAGATATTCCCATATCAGTGACGAACATAAAGCAAAAAAGGCCCCAGAAATGTCCAAAGCTTGTCTCGCGAAGACTGCGGCGGCAGTTAGATCTCACTTGAAGCCACTCCAATCTGACTCTTAG